The nucleotide window ATCGGTGCTGTTGTTCCGGCGGAAGTCTTCCAGAATGCGTTCAAACAGGAATCCTCGTCCCTCATTCATTTTGGCCTTTTGTTGGTTTGTTAAAGTAGAATCATCAGGGTCTGTAAATTCATCAGCTTCATTCCATACTGATATCGGACACCATAGAACCCACCATCAGCAGCCTGTACTCTGATCGCCTCAGAAAAGTGTGCAAGGATAGCATgcgcttctccttcaacgcCAAAGATGCCAAATCCCAATGGATACTGATAGAACCCGTGCAACAAGTGAGTCCAGCACACGCTCCGAATAAACCTGGACCATCCCCTTGtgtcttgttgctgttgcatCGGCTTGGGAATGTGATCCACAATCTTCAACAGCTGTTGCGACAACGAAAGCAACGAGGTCCGGAAAGCCTCATCAGAAATGACGGCGTCATCCTGTGAGGTGTATTCGCCGATTCTCTCCTTCAGATCGTCAATCTCTATCCGCAATTTCTTGACAGCATCCTCATGTTTCGTATCCTGCTCTTCCATACTTGTTTGGTACCTCTTTTCGTTCTTGGTCAATGTCTCATTGTGCGTCCATTTCATGTCGGCGATTGTTTGGTGAAGGCGCTGGTTCTCTGTCTTGGCCTGATACAGAGCCTCCTCGCACTTTGCCAGAGCAGCGTTATCCCGCTCGTAGAGTGCTCTGTAGCGATCTCGCTCCTGTGATACTGTGTACCGTTCCCTTGTAATGCGGTCCACATCTTCACGGGCGGACCGCTTAATGACTGCGATCTCGTTGTCCTTGACGAGCAGAGTGTTGTTGACCCATTGGAGAACATTTGTGAGATTGTCGAGACCTTCCTGCTGGGGTATGTTGTGTTTTATCATGAACCTGGAGATCTTTTCCTTGGTGTCATCGACAGGTATCTGACGAGCACGATCATGGCCAGGATCCCCGGGCGCAAAATAACCCTGAGGCGGCGGCTGAGATTGGGTAAATGATTCCTGGTATGTGGGACCATGGTGTCGTCGAGGTCCCTCCGAATGGTTTTTTTCTCGAGTCCCAAAGCACattttgatgttttggagaggTGATTCCAGGTTGTTGCATTTGCTTTGTAGTTGTCTGGGGCACCTCAGCTAACAGTGGAAGGCGGAAGCGCTGTCTGGAAGGTCACGTTGGTGGAGTGCAGAGAGGCGCCCCCCATGCTGCGCAACCTGAGCGGCGCCTGCAAgtgctacctacctacctggttTTGGCGGGGGGTTTTGCTGCCCAGTAAAAATCCTCCCGCCATCCCGTGATCATCAACTCGGGTGTATATTGCATCTCGAGCAAGACGTTCAGTTTTCCCGAATACATAATTTTCAAATCGcattcttctcttttgctACATTTCCGTTCGATTTCCCCTCCAACCTGAAAGCTATGTACACGATCCAAACTATCCACCCATGAAGGCTTCTTGCTAACCGCGATAATCCCAGTTGAGTACATCCCCAACTCGTCTCAGTGCCTATGGTTCACTAAGCCTCAACTTCCTCGTTTTCCTCAAGGGGGAATCCAGGAGGGGGAGTCCatccaggaggaggagtccagCCACCTGGAGGACCACCGGGACCGCCAGGACCACCGAAAccagggttggggttggcaacgccaccttcctctccaaggtAGACAGCAGGATTAATCTTGTTGCTGACAGAGGTGTCGATACCGAACGACAACCAAGCGAAGAGACCATCCTCGACCGAGTCGCCGAGAAGAGTGTACTCCATCACCGGGTCAACTGTGCCAGCCGAGCCCTGGGCGAGAAGGAAGTCCTGAGCATTGGTGGTCAAGGGCTGACGGTTGGTGTTGTACGGGGCCGTCTGCTCAACAGCGGTGATGAGATCCTGGTCGAAGTAAGCCTGGCCAATGTGGCTAGCATAGTTGTCATGACCTAGGGTCTGGTTGGGCTGGAGGGTGGCGTTGGTGTGAACCATGATGTGGATGTGGGCAGTACGTCCGGTGTAGTGGCCGGGGAAAATGGTCTGGAAACGGGCAACTCCATCCTCATCGGTGGGCTGGATGCCACGAAGCCAGGTGTTGTGGATGTTGGAGGCATCAGCGGTGTCGCCGTTGCCGCCGGCGATGACACCGCCATACACACCAGTGGCGTTGCAAGCCCACGCCTCGAGGTAAACATTGGGAACAGGGTCACATGTGTCGACGTCGATTACTTGGTAGTCGACAAGGAGCTCAACGCCTTCCTGGTCCTCAATGAGGTTTTCACGCACGTATTCGCCGGCAACATCTATTGTTGTTCATGTCAGCTGAGATGACTCTTTCATCACGGATAGTCACCATCACTCACAGTATGGGCCCTGGGTGACCTCGGGGCTCAGAATGCAGGAGTTGATGCCCGCAAAGAGGGTTGCGCTAtcggtgttgggggtgtaGCCAAGGGAGGTCTTGTTGTGGCTCTTGGCCAAAACATCGCCGATATCACGCTTCTTGATGTTTCTCTTGCGACGAGCCTCTTCGACCTGAGCCTTACGTCTGGCAATGTTCTTGGCCTCGATGCCGCGGGCGCGGAGCTTCTCAGCACAGTGACTCAGATCAGTCCGCTTAGCGTTGGCGAGGAACTCGCGTCGTTCGGCAGCCTCCTGGGCGACATCGTGGCCTGGATGGGCGCTGGCTAGTCCTACCAGGACAGCAAGGCCAGTGGCGGCGGCTTTGGTGAAATGCATGGTTGAGATAGATGAGTGGACAAACCCAAAGTAAGTTGATCTCTGAGTCTGAGATGAGCGgaacaagagcaagaaggcTTCTCTTGGCTGATATACTTATACATGTTCAACTCATACCCGTCCTCCTTGCCGTTAGCCTTCCCGCCACGCATATCGTCTATCTTGCTACATAATCTACGCGACACCTCCCTGCCCGAACTGGAAGCCAAGTCGCATGAAGTTGAAGCGAAAGGGGCATATAGCCGCTAACCGAGCAACCGACTGCAATGACGCAGCAGTTTATGGTATGGTGAAGCCATCTTCGACCTATCAGATGCGAAGGGTAACCAAGCATTGCCGGGCCCTCAAGGTGTATAGAGCATCCTCAATCAAAATGTCTTGGTATGTGGTGGATTCAGGGGTTCTACACAGTGAAGTGGACGCGCAATCCAGTGGAGCAACGCGGGGCATCGGCTTGCATAGAACCTCCCACATCCCGAGCTCAACTGCCATTTTTCGAACCGGGTAAAAGAACAAGCTTGGAAGATAGGAGCCAGGGTGATGACAGTAATTGGCCGAAACGGAAGGTTGTATTCCGGCGCCGCGCGATCCCACAAGCCGGTGGTAAAGATTCCGGCAGGACGACGGCGGCTTGGAAACTCCTGCCGACTTCAGCATGTTGAGCGGCGGCCCTCTTGTCGAATTCGCGGCGAGGCCCGCTTCTGGTGACACCGGAGGTGGGGGGCCGTTGAACGTGCGCAGGAATAAGCAGCATGTTATTCGTTCTTATCAGTAGGTGAGAGCTTCTCGCTGAATTCTAGATCCCCGAAAAGCTTATTTTCTGGTAGTTGAAGATGAGATCTCACTGCCATGAAGGGCTTTTGCGGGCAAGAAACACCTAGGAATGCCGCTCGACAGTGAACTGCAAGGCAACACCCCACACGGCGTTGGTGTCCTGAAGTGGAAACTGCGATATTTGTGATATCACAAGGAAATGGAAGTCATCTTGTTTCGGCCAGTGCAAGAAATCCCCCAATCCTGATAGAcctgggttggtgttgggtggACCCATTTCATGTGTGTAAGTGCAAGTTGGCAAGTTCCATGATCGGTttgacaacaccacacaGAGAGCCCAGCAATTCCAAACTGTTCTCGAAACAGTTGTACAATGTTCAGACTGTTTGATCAGGCTCAGTTACGCGCGGGGACAGTCGCTTGTCGCCAATGAACTGGAAAGGCGCACTCCCAGTCGAATTAGAATTAGCGCTGGCAAGTAGGCTGCCGCCATGCAAGCCACTGGCACTGCCTACCACCTGACCATTTGGGGGCTCGAACACCATGTCAAACCTCAGCTGGCGTGCTACCTGAGTGACAGTCGCACACAAGAGCCGAAGTTTCTTTGCACATTCATCATCCTGCCCTACACTGGGCAGCACCTTTTTACGCCAAGAGGCCCTCGAACATGTCTTCAACAAGTGGTCAGAGGTTCTTGATCTGTGTCGACTATGGCACCACCTACACCGGtcagccttcttggcccGCACTGCAGGGCATATCCGTATGAACTTCGGAGACTGACCCCTTTTAGGAGTGGGATGGATTCTCACCCACAGGACCCGCCCTTCTCAGCTCAATGAGCTCCACATTGTGAAAAGATGGGGCGCTATTCATCGCCCGGAGA belongs to Podospora bellae-mahoneyi strain CBS 112042 chromosome 6, whole genome shotgun sequence and includes:
- a CDS encoding hypothetical protein (EggNog:ENOG503PF52), whose translation is MCFGTREKNHSEGPRRHHGPTYQESFTQSQPPPQGYFAPGDPGHDRARQIPVDDTKEKISRFMIKHNIPQQEGLDNLTNVLQWVNNTLLVKDNEIAVIKRSAREDVDRITRERYTVSQERDRYRALYERDNAALAKCEEALYQAKTENQRLHQTIADMKWTHNETLTKNEKRYQTSMEEQDTKHEDAVKKLRIEIDDLKERIGEYTSQDDAVISDEAFRTSLLSLSQQLLKIVDHIPKPMQQQQDTRGWSRFIRSVCWTHLLHGFYQYPLGFGIFGVEGEAHAILAHFSEAIRVQAADDPDDSTLTNQQKAKMNEGRGFLFERILEDFRRNNSTDEKAFTTYFRQNIERVTENLVRALQQWSGQALDSQVNKRIWTVVRDAGVLALQMGSQRSRVMLVACSRGDIVQLKHIFEDETGHSEEVKVIVDMMTQPGLMRIGNGKEDLTREQVISKGKVIPLKTRD
- a CDS encoding hypothetical protein (EggNog:ENOG503NYY3; COG:O); translated protein: MHFTKAAATGLAVLVGLASAHPGHDVAQEAAERREFLANAKRTDLSHCAEKLRARGIEAKNIARRKAQVEEARRKRNIKKRDIGDVLAKSHNKTSLGYTPNTDSATLFAGINSCILSPEVTQGPYYVAGEYVRENLIEDQEGVELLVDYQVIDVDTCDPVPNVYLEAWACNATGVYGGVIAGGNGDTADASNIHNTWLRGIQPTDEDGVARFQTIFPGHYTGRTAHIHIMVHTNATLQPNQTLGHDNYASHIGQAYFDQDLITAVEQTAPYNTNRQPLTTNAQDFLLAQGSAGTVDPVMEYTLLGDSVEDGLFAWLSFGIDTSVSNKINPAVYLGEEGGVANPNPGFGGPGGPGGPPGGWTPPPGWTPPPGFPLEENEEVEA